TGGTGTGGCCGATCGCCGTGAGATCGGAGACGTGGATTCCCTCGCAGCCACGCATGTTGATTCCGTTGCGCTCGAGCGCACCCGCAGCGACTCCGACTCGGGTCACCTCGATCCCCGAACCCTTGAAGTGAACGTGACCGAAGAGAGCGCCCGACGTGTTCTCCGGACACACCATGGTTTCGAAATCGCCCGGTCCGATGTCTACCGTCACAGGGTCGCTCTCGCTCGGAGCCCGATCGCTCCAGAGCCAGCCCGTAGAACATCCCGAGCAAACATTGGGATAGGTCGGCGTGTCCTGAATGGACGTCCAGACGCCCGTCAGATCGGCAAGGGACTCGAAGCAGTTCTGGCCTGCGTTGAGCCCGGAGCAGTCCTCGCGAACGAGATACTCACTCGCCGTCAGACTGCAGTTGGGAAGACAGCCTTGCGCCCCGGCATGACCGGCGCCAAGAAACGACAACGTGACCACAGAGAGGATCCAGAGTCTAGACATGAGGGATCTCCGATACGTAGTTGTGTGTGACTCGAGTCTGAACTCGTTCGGAGCGAGCGGTCAACAGAGCTGGAGGTCGTTCCCGGGGCAAGTGTGATTGACGCGCGCAGCACTCCACCCAAACCGCATGCGCAATCTTGTCGTCGTGGGACCTGGCGAGGGTGATTCCCTTTGAGCAGTCGTTCCAGATTGACGGGTCCTTCTCGGAGACGGTGTCCACCGTTGCTAGGGAACGAAACATCGGGGGGGTGCGCTCCCGCAGCGATGCGCCGGAGCACGCGTTGCACCGCGCTGCCGAGCGTGTCGCGCGAAGGCCTGGTCGTGATCGCGGTGTGCGTGTCGGCGGCCGCGAGCTGGCTCTGGATGCGCCGGGACCCGCACGCGCCCGGGTGCGGTCCTAGCGCGTTCGACGCGGCCGTCGGGCAGACGAGGCGACGCGGCCAGATTCGAAGGAGCCGTGCAGCCTAGTCAGCGGCAGACGTCGAGGATCCGCTCCGAGGCACGGACCATGCCTTCGGTGTCGCCCTTCGCGAGATGACGCGTGAAGAGCCGGAAGGCATTCACGGGGTCGACCGGGTTCGAAAGCAAGTCGTCCTGCGGGCGCGACCGACCGGGCTGCGAGTAGGTGGCGATGACTCCGACGCACGTCAGCAACTCGCAGAGGTCGTGCTGACGGAGTGCGGCGAGCCAGTGACTGTCTTCTCCACCAGCGACCTCGTAGTAGGCCTTTGACTCCCAGATCCGCTCGGTCCTGCCGTGGCCTCCACCCAGGCGAAACGCCACGATGTGGCGGAGGGAGGCTTCGATCCGCACCGGTCCCGCATCGAAGCCTCTCGAGTCCACGGGCGCCGGACCCAACCCGTCGCGCCAGATCTTCTCCGAAACAAAGGTGATCGCTTCCGCAAGCAAGCGCATGCTGATGCCCTTCGTCTCGGGGGCCCAGCTGCGCGTGTGCTTCTGCTGACGGAGCATGTGGGCGAGTCCCGTGTCCTGGAGGAACGCCTGGTCCACCGCCGGTTTGGGAACGAACCGCGGCGGCGGGTGGCAGAACGGGCACGGCGCCATGTAGTCGGCGAACCAGGCACTGCAGCGTGTGCATTCCATGGCAGCGCTCCCAAGCGCCTGCAGACCCGGTTCGCCCGTTTGGGTCGAGGGGCCCGGATCCCTCGTTTCTTCGGCGCTGCAGAACGACCAGCAGGGTGCTGCCAGAGAATACTCCGTGAGCCTCGCGCGTGCGCGGTGCCGCGCTGGGCCTTACCTTCGCCTCCGCTCCGTCGGTCCCGGCCGGCAACCCGAACCCGGCGGCTCTACGCCGCGCTGTGCCGGCTCGGGTTCGTCCTTCGAGGGTGGGGTCGCGAATGCAGGATACGGCGGCGGTTCGTCTCGCATGCGTTGTGCTTCTCTTGACGGCGTCGGTCACGAGCTGCGCCTTCTCGACGCTCGGACGCGACCTCCAGGAGCTCGAGGGCTGGGGGGTCATCCGGGGCACGCTCGACCCGCCCGCGACGAGCGATCGACCGATTCTGGTCGCCGCGTTCCAGACCGACGAGAGTCAGCCTTGGGCCGTCGATCATGTCCATGCCTACGACTACCTGAGTGGACCGCGCGAGTTCGCGCTGGTCGTTCCCGAGGGCGAGTACTTCCTGTGGGCGAGTGAGGATCCGGATCGCAACGGTGAGATGCGCCCTGGCGAACGCTACGCCCTGCACCCGGAGCCCGTTTCCGTGGGCCCCGAGCTACCCGAACCCCACGTGGCCCTGGAGCTCGACCACGTATTCACGGGTCACGAGCCGGAGTTCGAGAACCGCATCGTCGAGGAGCAGCTGATCGCGGCCGGTGAAGTCGCGAGCCTCGACGACCCGCGCTTCCAGCCAGAGAACGCGCGGACTCATTTCTGGCATCCGCTCGAAGCGCTCGAGCATGGCGCCGTCGGCGTCTTCTACCTCGAAGAGTACGACCCGCAGCGCACGCCGGTGCTCTTCGTGCACGGGATTCTGGGAACCGCGAGCGACTTCGCATGGCTCACCGAGCATCTGAGCCCCGAGCGCCATCAGTTCTGGGTGGCGCAGTATCCGAGTGCGCTGCCTCTCGACATCACCGCGGAGACGTTCGCGTTCCTCGTCTCGGAGCTGCACGCGTTCCACCGCTACGAGCAGCTCTGTGTCGTGGCCCACTCGATGGGCGGGCTCGTCGCGCGGCGGATGATGGATCACATCGGTACCGGCGTACCCGTGACAGGTCTGGCGACGATCGCGTCTCCGCTCGAGGGGGTGGGCACCGCGCGCGTCGGCGCGCGCTGGGCGCCCGTCGCCGCGCCGTCGTGGGTGGATGTCGCTCCGGGCAGTGCCTTCCTCGAGAGCCTCTACGACACGCCGCTCGACCCCACGACCCACTACCGGATGCTGTTCACCTATCTGCCCGGAAGGAGTGGGGACGGCGTCGTCCAGACCGCGAGCCAGCTCCGCGAAGAAGCACAGCGCGAAGCCGGGCGCATCCGCGGGATTCGCGACACCCACACCGGGGTGCTCGCCAACGAAGCGACCCTCGAGAGTCTCACCGACTTCCTGGAACGCTGCGGTCGCTGACACCTCGCGCGCCAAACGGCCATAGGGATCTCAGGCCCGCAAGGTTCGTTGCGGACATGATCTCCCCAGCGAATCTCCAGCGCCGTGCGCAGAGCTCCACATCTACGGTTGCGCCTCCTGTTTCGTGCCGATCGTGCGCCGGGACGTTCCTGTCGCCGGCACGAACGCGACCGCGAAGAGGAGATGTCTGTGACACACGCGCGCTTCCTTGGAGCTTCGATGGTTCTCCTGGCGTGGAGCCTGGCACTGCCGGCACTCGCCGTTCCCCTCACGGGTTCCGGAACCCACTTATCCCTTGCAGGTCTGGTCGATGGCGACGGGCCTGCGGTCCAGACCTGGTCGGTCGTGG
This Myxococcota bacterium DNA region includes the following protein-coding sequences:
- a CDS encoding alpha/beta fold hydrolase, which produces MLLLTASVTSCAFSTLGRDLQELEGWGVIRGTLDPPATSDRPILVAAFQTDESQPWAVDHVHAYDYLSGPREFALVVPEGEYFLWASEDPDRNGEMRPGERYALHPEPVSVGPELPEPHVALELDHVFTGHEPEFENRIVEEQLIAAGEVASLDDPRFQPENARTHFWHPLEALEHGAVGVFYLEEYDPQRTPVLFVHGILGTASDFAWLTEHLSPERHQFWVAQYPSALPLDITAETFAFLVSELHAFHRYEQLCVVAHSMGGLVARRMMDHIGTGVPVTGLATIASPLEGVGTARVGARWAPVAAPSWVDVAPGSAFLESLYDTPLDPTTHYRMLFTYLPGRSGDGVVQTASQLREEAQREAGRIRGIRDTHTGVLANEATLESLTDFLERCGR